In Janibacter cremeus, a genomic segment contains:
- the ilvC gene encoding ketol-acid reductoisomerase — translation MAELIYDDDADLSIIQARKVAVIGYGSQGHAHALNLRDSGVDVRVGLKEGSTSRAKAEQEGLTVLTPREAAAEADVIVILAPDQVQRELYAQDIEPVLNEGDVLVFGHGFNVRFGYIQAPAGVDVVLVAPKAPGHTVRREFVDGRGIPDIIAVEQDASGRAWDIATSYAKGIGGTRAGVIKTTFTEETETDLFGEQAVLCGGISHLIQAGFETLTEAGYQPEIAYFEVLHEVKLIVDLMYEGGIAKQRWSVSDTAEYGDYVSGPRVIDGKVKESMQGILADIRDGSFAQRFMDDQASGATEFNKLREQEAGHPIEATGKTLRAHFAWKSGDDDYTEGSAAR, via the coding sequence ATGGCCGAGTTGATCTACGACGACGACGCTGACCTGTCCATCATCCAGGCACGCAAGGTGGCCGTCATCGGCTACGGCTCCCAGGGCCACGCGCACGCCCTCAACCTGCGCGACAGCGGAGTCGACGTGCGCGTCGGCCTGAAGGAGGGCAGCACCTCCCGCGCCAAGGCGGAGCAGGAGGGCCTGACGGTCCTCACGCCGCGCGAGGCAGCTGCCGAGGCCGACGTCATCGTCATCCTCGCCCCCGACCAGGTGCAGCGCGAGCTGTACGCCCAGGACATCGAGCCCGTCCTGAACGAGGGCGACGTGCTCGTCTTCGGCCACGGCTTCAACGTGCGCTTCGGCTACATCCAGGCCCCGGCGGGCGTCGATGTCGTCCTCGTCGCGCCGAAGGCCCCCGGCCACACCGTGCGTCGCGAATTCGTCGACGGCCGCGGCATCCCGGACATCATCGCCGTCGAGCAGGACGCCTCCGGCCGGGCCTGGGACATCGCCACGTCCTACGCCAAGGGCATCGGCGGCACCCGCGCGGGCGTCATCAAGACCACCTTCACCGAGGAGACCGAGACCGACCTCTTCGGCGAGCAGGCCGTCCTCTGCGGTGGCATCTCGCACCTGATCCAGGCCGGCTTCGAGACCCTGACCGAGGCGGGTTACCAGCCGGAGATCGCCTACTTCGAGGTCCTGCACGAGGTGAAGCTCATCGTCGACCTGATGTACGAGGGCGGTATCGCCAAGCAGCGCTGGTCGGTCTCCGACACCGCTGAGTACGGTGACTACGTCTCCGGGCCGCGGGTCATCGACGGCAAGGTCAAGGAGTCGATGCAGGGCATCCTCGCCGACATCCGGGACGGCTCCTTCGCCCAGCGCTTCATGGATGACCAGGCCAGTGGCGCCACGGAGTTCAACAAGCTGCGCGAGCAGGAGGCCGGTCACCCGATCGAGGCCACCGGCAAGACGCTGCGCGCGCACTTCGCCTGGAAGTCGGGCGACGACGACTACACCGAGGGCAGCGCCGCTCGCTGA
- the ilvN gene encoding acetolactate synthase small subunit, translated as MTSTKHTLSVLVENKPGVLARISALFSRRGFNIDSLAVGPTEHPEISRMTVVVDVDLLPLEQVTKQLNKLVEVLKVVELDPLSSVTSQVVLVKVRAEASQRSGILETAQMFKAKIVDTTPEAMTLQVYGNSDKISAMLEILQPYGIKELVQSGVVAIGRGPRSITDRSRH; from the coding sequence ATGACGAGCACCAAGCACACCCTCTCCGTCCTCGTCGAGAACAAGCCCGGCGTCCTCGCCCGGATCTCGGCGCTGTTCTCCCGCCGCGGCTTCAACATCGACTCACTGGCCGTCGGCCCGACCGAGCACCCGGAGATCTCCCGGATGACCGTCGTCGTCGACGTGGACCTGCTGCCGCTGGAGCAGGTGACCAAGCAGCTGAACAAGCTCGTCGAGGTCCTCAAGGTCGTCGAGCTCGACCCGCTGTCCTCGGTCACCAGCCAGGTCGTGCTGGTCAAGGTCCGCGCCGAGGCCAGCCAGCGCAGCGGCATCCTCGAGACCGCGCAGATGTTCAAGGCGAAGATCGTCGACACGACACCCGAGGCGATGACGCTGCAGGTCTACGGCAACAGCGACAAGATCTCGGCGATGCTCGAGATCCTCCAGCCCTACGGCATCAAGGAGCTCGTCCAGTCCGGCGTCGTGGCCATCGGCCGCGGGCCGCGCTCGATCACCGACCGGTCCCGCCACTGA
- a CDS encoding acetolactate synthase large subunit: MARPNEGHTVTDTRSSTPSPAAVARRAEAARSVPEQVTGASSLVRALEHVGAQVVFGIPGGAILPAYDPLMDSTTVRHILVRHEQGAGHAAEGYASATGKVGVCMATSGPGATNLVTAIADAHMDSVPMVAITGQVASGSIGTDAFQEADIRGITMPVTKHNYLVTDADDIPRVIAEAFHIASTGRPGPVLVDIAKDALQATTTFRWPPRYDLPGYHPVTRPHAKQIREAVKLMAASERPVIYAGGGVIRSGGHAELLRLAELTGIPVVTTLMARGAFPDAHDLHLGMPGMHGSVAAVTGLQRSDLLITIGARFDDRVTGQLASFAPGARVIHADIDPAEISKNRVADVPIVGDARAILAELISAVEAGEGPAAEVVPRRYAAWAATTKGWTQDFPVGYQPHSADALMPQEVIRRIGEIAGPEAVYAAGVGQHQMWAAQFIDYERPHSWLNSGGAGTMGYSVPAAMGAKVGEPDRAVWAIDGDGCFQMTNQELATCVINDIPIKVAIINNSSLGMVRQWQSLFYNERYSNTDLHTSVGNRIPDFVKLAEAYGCVGLRCEHPDDLEATIREAMSINDRPVVIDFVVERDAMVWPMVPAGVSNDAIQVARDTAPVWDREDSEAVEQPEDADQDGK; the protein is encoded by the coding sequence ATGGCACGCCCAAACGAAGGACACACGGTGACTGATACACGTAGCAGCACCCCGAGCCCGGCCGCCGTGGCGCGTCGGGCCGAGGCCGCACGATCGGTGCCCGAGCAGGTGACCGGAGCCAGCAGCCTCGTCCGTGCGCTCGAGCACGTCGGTGCCCAGGTCGTCTTCGGCATCCCCGGCGGCGCGATCCTGCCGGCCTACGACCCGCTCATGGACTCCACCACGGTCCGGCACATCCTCGTGCGGCACGAGCAGGGCGCCGGCCACGCCGCCGAGGGCTACGCCTCGGCCACCGGCAAGGTCGGTGTGTGCATGGCCACCTCCGGGCCCGGCGCGACCAATCTCGTCACGGCGATCGCGGACGCCCACATGGACTCCGTCCCGATGGTCGCGATCACCGGCCAGGTGGCCTCCGGGTCGATCGGCACCGACGCCTTCCAGGAGGCGGACATCCGTGGCATCACGATGCCGGTGACCAAGCACAACTACCTCGTCACGGACGCCGACGACATCCCGCGCGTCATCGCCGAGGCCTTCCACATCGCCAGCACCGGTCGCCCCGGCCCCGTCCTGGTCGACATCGCCAAGGACGCCCTGCAGGCCACGACGACCTTCCGCTGGCCACCGCGGTACGACCTGCCCGGCTACCACCCGGTGACCCGTCCGCACGCCAAGCAGATCCGTGAGGCCGTGAAGCTCATGGCCGCCAGCGAGCGTCCGGTCATCTACGCCGGCGGCGGTGTGATCCGCTCCGGGGGGCACGCCGAGCTGCTGCGACTGGCCGAGCTCACCGGTATCCCGGTCGTGACCACGCTGATGGCCCGGGGGGCCTTCCCCGACGCCCATGACCTGCACCTGGGCATGCCCGGCATGCACGGGTCGGTCGCCGCCGTGACGGGGCTGCAGCGCAGCGATCTGCTGATCACGATCGGGGCGCGCTTCGACGACCGGGTGACCGGCCAGCTGGCGTCCTTCGCGCCCGGTGCCCGGGTCATCCACGCCGACATCGACCCGGCGGAGATCTCCAAGAACCGCGTCGCGGACGTGCCGATCGTCGGTGACGCCCGGGCGATCCTGGCCGAGCTCATCTCCGCGGTCGAGGCGGGGGAGGGACCGGCCGCCGAGGTCGTGCCGCGTCGCTACGCCGCATGGGCCGCGACGACGAAGGGGTGGACGCAGGACTTCCCGGTCGGTTACCAGCCACACAGCGCGGACGCGCTGATGCCTCAGGAGGTCATCCGCAGGATCGGCGAGATCGCCGGTCCCGAGGCCGTGTACGCCGCCGGGGTCGGCCAACACCAGATGTGGGCCGCCCAGTTCATCGACTACGAGCGGCCCCACTCGTGGCTGAACTCCGGCGGTGCCGGCACGATGGGCTACTCGGTGCCCGCCGCGATGGGCGCCAAGGTCGGCGAGCCGGACCGTGCCGTCTGGGCCATCGACGGTGACGGTTGTTTCCAGATGACCAACCAGGAGCTGGCGACCTGCGTCATCAACGACATCCCGATCAAGGTCGCGATCATCAACAACTCCAGTCTGGGCATGGTCCGCCAGTGGCAGTCGCTCTTCTACAACGAGCGCTACTCCAACACCGACCTGCACACCTCGGTCGGCAACCGCATCCCCGACTTCGTCAAGCTCGCCGAGGCCTACGGCTGCGTCGGGCTGCGCTGCGAGCACCCCGACGACCTCGAGGCGACGATCCGGGAGGCGATGTCCATCAACGACCGGCCGGTCGTCATCGACTTCGTCGTCGAGCGCGACGCGATGGTGTGGCCGATGGTGCCCGCCGGCGTGAGCAACGACGCCATCCAGGTCGCCCGCGACACCGCCCCGGTCTGGGACCGCGAGGACTCAGAAGCGGTCGAGCAGCCCGAAGACGCCGACCAGGACGGAAAGTGA
- a CDS encoding GNAT family N-acetyltransferase: MRCIPLRGAHAGRGTHSVAPQDIAFVLPAGADDLTVRPLTMADAEAVTALARADELEVLAEPMTELVDVLGEWRRPSVDLERDSISVWAHERLVAQGFVAGRGSVEAVVTADRRGRGLGTALVAWLRATSSARGLTTMGQTIPLESPAEAFLVAAGARATYDSWVLELLPDHTVPTQPLPEGHVLDLARDDELPAVHRVVDDAFSAWPEREPVPYADWHAEFIEGDEAAPWQRRVVRDGAGAVVGVAMVTASEDGMVWVNQLAVRSDRRGQGLGRALLADSFVAGRRRGLSRAGLSTDSRTGALPLYEGVGMVVTASFRHLVLDV; the protein is encoded by the coding sequence GTGAGATGCATCCCCCTTCGAGGCGCCCACGCGGGACGTGGGACCCACTCCGTCGCGCCTCAGGACATCGCCTTCGTCCTACCGGCCGGGGCCGACGACCTGACCGTGCGCCCGTTGACCATGGCCGACGCCGAGGCGGTCACCGCGCTCGCGCGCGCCGACGAGCTCGAGGTGCTGGCCGAGCCGATGACCGAGCTCGTCGACGTGCTCGGTGAGTGGCGCCGGCCGAGCGTCGACCTCGAGCGGGACTCGATCTCGGTGTGGGCGCACGAGCGCCTCGTCGCCCAGGGCTTCGTCGCCGGCCGCGGGTCGGTCGAGGCTGTCGTCACGGCCGACCGGCGCGGTCGCGGCCTCGGCACCGCCCTCGTGGCGTGGCTGCGCGCCACCTCGTCGGCCCGAGGCCTGACCACGATGGGGCAGACCATCCCCCTCGAGAGTCCCGCAGAGGCCTTCCTCGTCGCCGCCGGGGCGCGGGCCACGTACGACTCGTGGGTGCTCGAGCTGCTCCCCGACCACACCGTGCCCACCCAACCGCTGCCCGAGGGGCACGTGCTCGACCTCGCCCGCGACGACGAGCTGCCGGCCGTGCACCGCGTCGTCGACGACGCGTTCAGCGCGTGGCCGGAGCGTGAGCCCGTGCCCTACGCGGACTGGCACGCGGAGTTCATCGAGGGCGACGAGGCGGCGCCGTGGCAGCGGCGGGTGGTGCGTGACGGTGCCGGTGCGGTGGTGGGTGTCGCGATGGTCACCGCGAGCGAGGACGGGATGGTCTGGGTCAACCAGCTCGCGGTTCGCTCCGACCGGCGCGGCCAGGGGCTCGGGCGCGCCCTGCTCGCGGACTCCTTCGTCGCGGGCCGGCGGCGCGGCCTCTCCCGTGCCGGGCTGTCGACCGACTCGCGGACCGGTGCACTGCCGCTGTACGAGGGTGTCGGGATGGTGGTCACCGCCTCC